Proteins encoded by one window of Sphaerodactylus townsendi isolate TG3544 linkage group LG02, MPM_Stown_v2.3, whole genome shotgun sequence:
- the YY1 gene encoding LOW QUALITY PROTEIN: transcriptional repressor protein YY1 (The sequence of the model RefSeq protein was modified relative to this genomic sequence to represent the inferred CDS: substituted 1 base at 1 genomic stop codon), with protein MASGDTLYIATDGSEMPAEIVELHEIEVETIPVETIETTVVGGEDDDDDEDDDDECCDDCGPHHPPHRRHHHHHHHHPPMIALQPLVTDGDPSGGPGGGPLHLHHHPHHQEVILVQTREEVVGGDDSDGLRADDGFEDQILIPVPAPAGEDEYIEQTLVTVAAAGSKGGGGGSSSGGGRVKKGGGGKKSGKKSYLAGGGGAEGGGGRKWEQKQVQIKTLEGEFSVTMWASDDKKDIDHETVVEEQIIGENSPPDYSEYMTGKKLPPGGIPGIDLSDPKQLAEFARMKPRKIKEDDAPRTIACPHKGCTKMFRDNSAMRKHLHTHXPLQHMFMLECAAKLFVRSFPKLKRHQLVHTGEKPFQCTFEGCGKRFSLDFNLRTHVRIHTGDRPYVCPFDGCNKKFAQSTNLKSHILTHAKAKNNQ; from the exons ATGGCCTCGGGAGACACGCTGTACATAGCCACGGACGGCTCGGAAATGCCGGCCGAGATCGTGGAGCTGCACGAGATCGAGGTGGAGACCATCCCGGTGGAGACCATCGAGACCACCGTGGTGGGCGgcgaggacgacgacgacgatgaggacgacgacgacgagtgCTGCGACGACTGCGGCCCGCACCACCCGCCccaccgccgccaccaccaccatcaccaccaccacccgcccaTGATCGCCCTCCAGCCGCTGGTCACCGACGGCGACCCCAGCGGCGGGCCCGGTGGCGGCCCGCTCCATCTGCACCACCACCCGCACCATCAGGAGGTGATCCTGGTGCAGACCCGCGAGGAGGTGGTGGGCGGCGACGACTCGGACGGGCTGCGAGCCGACGACGGCTTCGAGGACCAGATCCTCATCCCCGTGCCTGCCCCGGCCGGCGAGGACGAGTACATCGAGCAGACTTTGGTCACCGTGGCCGCGGCCGGCAGCAAGGGCGGAGGCGGCGGCTCTTCGTCGGGCGGCGGCCGGGTGAAGAAAGGCGGCGGCGGCAAGAAGAGCGGCAAGAAGAGCTACCTGGCGGGCGGCGGAGGGGCCGAGGGGGGCGgcggcaggaaatgggagcagaAGCAGGTGCAGATCAAGACCCTCGAGGGGGAGTTCTCGGTCACCATGTGGGCCTCGG ATGACAAAAAAGACATTGACCACGAGACTGTGGTTGAAGAGCAGATCATCGGAGAGAATTCGCCGCCGGACTACTCGGAGTACATGACGGGAAAGAAGCTGCCACCTGGAGGAATCCCAGGCATTGACCTTTCGGACCCCAAACAGCTGGCTGAATTTGCAAG AATGAagccaagaaaaataaaagaagatgaTGCACCGAGAACGATAGCCTGTCCTCACAAA GGCTGCACGAAGATGTTCAGGGATAACTCGGCCATGAGGAAGCATCTGCACACTCACTGACCACTTCAGCACATGTTTATGCTAGAATGCGCGGCAAAGCTCTTTGTGAGAAGTTTCCCAAAGCTAAAGAGGCATCAGCTAGTTCATACTGGAGAGAAACCCTTTCAG TGCACATTCGAAGGATGCGGCAAACGCTTTTCACTGGACTTCAATTTACGTACACATGTGCGAATTCATACTGGAGACAGGCCCTATGTGTGCCCTTTCGATGGCTGCAATAAGAAGTTTGCTCAGTCGACTAACCTGAAATCTCACATCTTAACACACGCGAAGGCCAAAAATAACCAGTGA